The following are from one region of the Aequoribacter fuscus genome:
- a CDS encoding winged helix-turn-helix transcriptional regulator, translating into MKVAERKIRNSSTFRAASVIGDYWSTRIVREALLGADAYSEFAKRIDITNQTLSARLRSLVQCGCLEKFSPDSQKFGTQRYRLTPMGKDLYAVLFAIKRWQVVSGSAETFASLPEDLVHKKCCSNDNVVVACSCCGEEIHHIDILSEQGPGAGYELPLGGAPQRQALIRSPLKGDSSLVPVGIEGDRWAILIMACVFWGDSKFEEFQEDLLIPRHTLTTRLRRLVEEGLLARVRYQAAPVRYAYQVTAKGVLFYPVILALAAYGDKWLDVGRGKPVYLKHQPCGNVTDPQLRCKKCNAVVEPDDITSALHCQKSA; encoded by the coding sequence ATGAAAGTTGCTGAGAGAAAAATAAGAAATAGCTCGACCTTCAGAGCGGCGAGTGTCATTGGTGATTATTGGTCCACAAGAATTGTCCGAGAAGCCTTACTTGGGGCCGATGCTTACTCAGAGTTTGCAAAAAGAATAGACATTACGAATCAGACTTTGAGCGCGCGTCTTCGCTCTTTGGTGCAGTGCGGGTGTCTCGAGAAGTTCTCTCCCGATAGCCAAAAGTTTGGTACGCAAAGGTACCGACTGACACCAATGGGTAAAGATTTGTATGCGGTTTTATTTGCGATAAAGCGGTGGCAGGTAGTGAGCGGTTCGGCTGAGACTTTTGCGAGTCTGCCGGAGGACTTGGTTCATAAAAAATGTTGTTCGAACGACAATGTCGTTGTGGCCTGTTCGTGTTGTGGTGAAGAAATTCATCATATCGACATTCTCTCAGAGCAGGGACCTGGCGCGGGATACGAATTACCGCTCGGCGGAGCTCCCCAGCGGCAAGCGCTCATTCGAAGTCCACTCAAAGGCGATTCCTCGTTGGTGCCCGTTGGTATTGAGGGCGATAGGTGGGCGATTTTGATTATGGCCTGCGTCTTTTGGGGTGACTCCAAATTTGAAGAGTTTCAAGAGGATTTATTAATCCCCAGACATACCCTGACGACCCGGTTACGACGCCTGGTGGAGGAAGGTTTGCTCGCGCGCGTCCGATATCAAGCGGCACCCGTACGCTATGCCTATCAAGTCACAGCGAAAGGTGTGCTGTTTTATCCTGTGATATTGGCGCTTGCAGCCTACGGTGATAAGTGGCTCGATGTGGGGCGAGGAAAACCGGTCTATTTAAAGCACCAGCCTTGTGGCAATGTAACCGACCCTCAATTGCGATGTAAAAAATGCAATGCTGTGGTTGAGCCGGACGATATTACGTCTGCTTTGCATTGCCAAAAGAGCGCTTGA
- a CDS encoding tyrosine-type recombinase/integrase, with protein MPKKAKEMSAVEVRRLTGQGRHPVGGVAGLHLLVSPSGARSWVLRTKVGDKRRDIGLGGFPDVTLSDARAKARELRERILGGIDPIAERKSARDAIRASQAKALTFKEAAYRCHAARQDEFSNPKHRRDWINSLERHAFAHIGHLPVDAIELPHILKVLEPIWKIKTETATRVRQRLESVLSWATVSKYRAGDNPARWSDNLSELLPTPSKIKKIRHHRALPWKIVPEFMSDLRCRDGLAARALEFIILTAARSGEVRFATWGEIDESARIWHVPAERMKSRKNHKVPLSDTALELLSRVPRMEGSNFIFTGARGGVLSDVSVLAVCRRMGVDATPHGFRSCFKDWARSSTSYADEVSELALAHVNNDATRAAYARDELISQRTKLMTDWAKFIDNPAKRTAVTPTRGQA; from the coding sequence TTGCCAAAAAAAGCAAAAGAAATGAGCGCCGTCGAGGTGCGCCGATTAACCGGCCAAGGCCGCCATCCAGTAGGAGGTGTCGCTGGGCTTCATTTATTGGTTTCTCCAAGTGGCGCGCGCTCTTGGGTTTTGCGGACTAAGGTAGGGGATAAGCGCCGCGATATCGGTTTAGGCGGGTTCCCTGATGTTACGTTGTCGGATGCGCGCGCTAAGGCACGCGAACTGCGCGAACGGATATTAGGCGGTATCGATCCCATAGCTGAGCGAAAATCGGCGCGTGACGCGATACGTGCAAGTCAAGCTAAAGCATTGACCTTTAAAGAGGCGGCGTACCGCTGCCATGCTGCACGCCAAGATGAGTTCAGCAATCCCAAGCATCGGCGCGACTGGATCAATTCATTAGAGCGCCACGCCTTTGCTCACATCGGCCACCTTCCTGTTGATGCTATCGAACTGCCCCATATTCTCAAGGTGTTGGAGCCGATATGGAAAATCAAAACCGAAACGGCGACTAGGGTGCGGCAGCGCCTTGAATCGGTGTTGAGCTGGGCGACTGTATCTAAGTATCGTGCTGGAGATAACCCGGCGCGCTGGTCAGATAATTTGAGCGAGCTATTGCCGACGCCTAGCAAGATAAAAAAGATCAGACATCACAGAGCGCTCCCCTGGAAAATAGTGCCTGAGTTTATGAGTGATTTGCGCTGCCGGGATGGACTGGCCGCGCGCGCATTGGAATTCATCATTCTAACCGCTGCACGATCTGGCGAGGTGCGCTTTGCCACCTGGGGTGAGATTGACGAAAGCGCCCGAATTTGGCACGTACCAGCCGAACGGATGAAGTCACGCAAGAATCACAAGGTGCCGCTATCGGATACCGCGCTGGAATTACTCTCGCGTGTTCCACGTATGGAAGGAAGCAATTTCATATTCACCGGAGCGAGGGGGGGCGTTTTATCGGATGTGAGCGTATTAGCTGTATGCAGACGAATGGGGGTTGATGCTACCCCGCACGGTTTCCGATCATGTTTTAAAGACTGGGCAAGATCATCAACGAGCTATGCCGATGAAGTGTCAGAACTGGCGCTTGCTCACGTTAACAATGACGCCACTAGGGCGGCGTATGCGCGCGATGAACTGATTTCACAGCGAACAAAATTGATGACAGACTGGGCAAAATTCATAGACAACCCAGCGAAGCGCACTGCAGTGACGCCAACACGAGGCCAAGCATGA